The Syngnathus typhle isolate RoL2023-S1 ecotype Sweden linkage group LG16, RoL_Styp_1.0, whole genome shotgun sequence genome includes a region encoding these proteins:
- the mark3a gene encoding MAP/microtubule affinity-regulating kinase 3a isoform X3, with the protein MSTKTPLPTVNEKATESHASSHGNGRQSSRSGVRSRSSDEPQQPHVGNYRLLKTIGKGNFAKVKLARHILTGREVAIKIIDKTQLNPNSLQKLFREVRIMKILNHPNIVKLFEVIETERTLYLVMEYASGGEVFDYLVAHGRMKEKEARAKFRQIVSAVQYCHQKHIVHRDLKAENLLLDADMNIKIADFGFSNEFTLGNKLDTFCGSPPYAAPELFQGKKYDGPEVDVWSLGVILYTLVSGSLPFDGQNLKELRERVLRGKYRIPFYMSTDCENLLKRFLVLNPAKRGTLEQIMKDRWINAGFEDDDLKPYVEPELDIADQKRIDVMVGMGYNLDEIQEALAKMKYNEITATYLLLGRKASEAEPGESASNSNLSLAKARPNSELNGQSPSQLKVQRSASSNHKQRRYSEQAGQNATAGTAQPKRSQTAAVDNGKDDSGVQLRKSGAPGSRVAPPAGPLLGNANNPNKADIPDRRKAGAVAHANNTASAGMTRRNTYVCSDRNNADRLSVIPNGKENSALVSPGGQHNPVASTHSVANASTPERLRFPRGTASRSTFHGGQLRDRRTATYNGPPASPSHSHDASPLSQARSRATSNLFSKLTSKLTRRNMSFRFTKSRHVPVGEAKGEMGKDGKPRSLRFTWSMRTTSSMEPADIMREIRKVLDANNCDYEQQESFLLLCVHGDGHAENLVQWEMEVCKLPRLSLNGVRFKRITGSSMAFKNIASKVANELKL; encoded by the exons CACGCGTCCTCTCACGGCAATGGCCGCCAGTCGTCCCGCTCGGGCGTGCGTTCTCGCAGCTCCGACGAGCCACAGCAGCCGCACGTGGGCAACTACCGCCTGCTTAAGACCATCGGGAAGGGCAACTTCGCCAAGGTCAAGCTGGCTCGCCACATCCTCACCGGCAGAGAG GTGGCCATCAAAATCATCGACAAGACGCAACTGAACCCCAACAGTCTTCAGAAG CTCTTCAGAGAAGTCCGAATAATGAAGATCTTGAATCATCCCAACATTG TCAAGCTGTTTGAGGTGATCGAGACGGAGAGGACACTCTACCTGGTCATGGAGTACGCCAGTGGAG GAGAAGTCTTCGACTACCTGGTAGCACATGGAAGAATGAAGGAGAAAGAGGCCAGAGCTAAATTTAGACAG ATTGTATCGGCGGTCCAGTACTGCCACCAGAAGCACATTGTGCACAGAGACCTCAAg GCGGAGAACCTGCTGCTGGACGCTGACATGAACATCAAGATCGCCGACTTTGGCTTCAGCAACGAGTTCACGCTGGGCAACAAACTGGACACCTTCTGTGGCTCGCCGCCGTACGCTGCGCCCGAGCTCTTCCAGGGCAAGAAGTACGACGGGCCTGAGGTGGACGTCTGGAGCCTGGGTGTCATCCTCTACACGCTTGTCAGCGGCTCACTGCCCTTTGACGGGCAGAACCTCAAG GAGCTTCGCGAGCGTGTGCTGCGAGGGAAGTACCGCATCCCCTTCTACATGTCCACCGACTGCGAGAACCTGCTCAAGCGCTTCCTGGTGCTCAACCCAGCCAAGCGCGGGACGCTCGAG CAAATCATGAAGGATCGCTGGATCAATGCCGGATTCGAAGACGACGATCTGAAGCCTTACGTGGAGCCGGAGCTGGACATCGCCGATCAGAAGAGAATAG aTGTGATGGTGGGCATGGGCTACAACTTGGACGAGATCCAGGAGGCTCTGGCCAAGATGAAGTACAACGAGATCACCGCCACCTATCTGCTGCTGGGCAGGAAAGCCTCGGAG GCAGAGCCCGGCGAGTCGGCGTCCAACAGCAACCTGTCGCTGGCCAAGGCCAGACCCAACAGCGAGCTCAATGGGCAATCACCCTCGCAACTCAAAGTCCAGAGGAGCGCCTCATCCAACCACAAGCAGCGGCGCTACAGCGAGCAAG CGGGCCAGAACGCCACAGCGGGCACAGCCCAGCCTAAGCGCAGCCAGACGGCCGCCGTCGACAACGGAAAGGACGACAGTGGAGTCCAGCTGCGCAAGTCAGGAGCCCCGGGGAGCCGCGTCGCGCCACCCGCCGGCCCACTGCTGGGCAACGCCAACAACCCCAACAAGGCCGACATACCTGACCGCCGGAAAGCTGGTGCCGTCGCGCACGCC AACAACACGGCGTCGGCGGGGATGACGCGCCGGAACACCTACGTGTGCAGCGACCGCAACAATGCTGACCGCCTCTCCGTCATTCCCAACGGGAAAGAGAACAG cgcaTTGGTGTCCCCGGGCGGCCAGCACAACCCAGTGGCGTCCACTCACAGTGTGGCCAACGCGTCCACGCCCGAGCGTTTGCGCTTCCCCCGCGGCACAGCCAGCCGCAGCACCTTCCACGGCGGGCAGCTGCGCGACCGGCGCACGGCCACCTACAACGGGCCACCTGCCTCACCCAGCCACTCGCACGATGCTTCACCGCTGTCGCAGGCACGAAGCCGCGCCACCAGCAACCTATTCTCCAAGCTCACCTCCAAGCTCACGCGCAG AAACATGTCGTTCAGGTTTACCAAAAG CCGCCACGTGCCTGTCGGGGAGGCCAAGGGCGAGATGGGCAAAGATGGCAAGCCGCGCTCGCTGCGCTTCACGTGGAGCATGAGGACCACCAGCTCAATGGAGCCGGCCGACATCATGCGGGAGATCCGCAAAGTGCTGGATGCCAACAACTGTGACTACGAACAGCAGGAGAGCTTCCTGTTACTGTGCGTCCACGGCGACGGGCACGCCGAGAACCTGGTCCAGTGGGAGATGGAGGTGTGCAAGCTGCCGCGACTCTCGCTCAACGGCGTGCGCTTCAAGAGGATCACAGGCTCGTCCATGGCCTTCAAGAACATTGCCTCCAAGGTGGCCAACGAGCTCAAGCTATGA